Proteins co-encoded in one Nonlabens agnitus genomic window:
- a CDS encoding four helix bundle protein yields the protein MKIWKDGVDFVISSYSITNKFPESEKFNLTSQLNRCAVSIPSNIAEGSAKATDKHFKTYLETSLGSAFEWETQFIVAFKLNYVSEEIFNQNIEEIKKLQRMIGAFIDRLT from the coding sequence TTGAAGATTTGGAAGGATGGAGTTGATTTTGTTATTTCAAGTTATTCTATCACCAACAAGTTTCCTGAAAGTGAAAAGTTTAATCTCACGAGCCAGTTAAATAGATGTGCAGTTTCAATACCTTCAAATATTGCCGAAGGTTCTGCAAAAGCAACTGATAAACATTTTAAGACCTATCTAGAAACTAGTTTGGGTTCTGCTTTTGAATGGGAAACGCAATTTATTGTTGCATTTAAGTTGAATTACGTTTCAGAAGAAATATTTAATCAAAACATAGAAGAAATTAAAAAATTACAGAGAATGATTGGAGCATTTATAGATAGGCTAACATGA
- a CDS encoding acetyl-CoA C-acyltransferase, protein MSKTAYIVAAKRTAVGKSGRGVFRFKRPDELAAETIQGMLKDLPDFDKGRIDDMIIGNAMPEAEQGLNMARQISLLALDRVDVPGTTINRWCASGLDAIGAAVARIQSGMAECIVAGGVESMSYVPMGGYKPTPDYKLAKQGHEDYYWGMGLTAEEVANEYNVSREEQDQFAYESQMKALKAQEENRFQDQIVPIEVEEVYLDENGKKQTRTYTVTKDEGPRKGTNVEALSKLRPVFAAGGSVTAGNSSQTSDGAAFTLVMSEEMVNELGIKPIAKMVSFAVAAVEPRVMGIAPIVAIPKALKQAGLKKEDMALIELNEAFASQSVAVVRELDLNKDIVNVNGGAIALGHPLGCTGAKLSVQIFDEMRKRGHQGKHCMVTMCVGTGQGAAGIFEFLN, encoded by the coding sequence ATGAGTAAAACAGCATATATAGTAGCCGCAAAGAGAACCGCGGTAGGAAAATCTGGTAGAGGCGTCTTTAGGTTCAAAAGACCTGATGAACTCGCTGCAGAAACCATTCAAGGAATGTTGAAAGATCTTCCTGATTTTGATAAAGGCCGTATTGATGATATGATCATTGGTAACGCAATGCCTGAAGCTGAACAAGGTTTGAACATGGCGCGCCAAATCTCACTTTTGGCATTGGATCGAGTTGACGTTCCTGGAACCACTATAAATAGATGGTGTGCCTCAGGTCTGGACGCGATAGGTGCAGCCGTAGCAAGAATACAGTCAGGAATGGCAGAATGCATCGTTGCTGGTGGTGTAGAAAGTATGAGTTACGTTCCCATGGGTGGTTACAAACCAACTCCAGATTACAAACTGGCCAAACAAGGTCATGAAGATTACTATTGGGGAATGGGTCTTACTGCCGAGGAAGTCGCTAACGAATACAACGTTTCTCGTGAGGAGCAAGATCAATTTGCATACGAGTCTCAAATGAAGGCTTTAAAAGCTCAAGAAGAAAACCGTTTCCAGGATCAGATTGTACCTATCGAGGTTGAAGAAGTCTATCTAGATGAGAATGGTAAGAAACAAACCAGAACCTACACGGTAACTAAGGATGAAGGTCCGCGTAAGGGAACAAACGTAGAAGCCCTGTCAAAATTGAGACCTGTATTTGCCGCTGGCGGTAGCGTTACAGCTGGTAATTCATCACAGACCAGTGATGGTGCAGCTTTTACGCTGGTGATGAGTGAAGAGATGGTGAACGAACTAGGTATCAAACCTATTGCCAAAATGGTAAGTTTTGCCGTTGCAGCCGTTGAACCACGTGTGATGGGAATTGCTCCCATAGTTGCGATACCTAAAGCTTTAAAGCAAGCCGGTCTTAAAAAAGAAGACATGGCATTGATCGAGTTGAACGAGGCTTTTGCGAGTCAGTCCGTAGCTGTCGTGCGTGAGTTGGATCTTAACAAAGATATCGTCAACGTCAATGGTGGTGCGATCGCATTGGGTCACCCACTAGGATGTACTGGCGCAAAATTATCAGTGCAGATTTTTGATGAAATGCGCAAGCGTGGCCATCAAGGCAAGCACTGTATGGTGACTATGTGCGTGGGAACCGGACAAGGAGCCGCTGGAATATTTGAATTTTTGAATTAA
- a CDS encoding four helix bundle protein — translation MHQFEKLKIWQKAMDLVLDVYKATEQFPKEEKYGLISQMRRSAVSIPSNIAEGSGRNSNQQFNYFLAIASGSTSELITQTFLSEKLKLINEETAGNIVDQCVEISKMNIALQKSLSKKV, via the coding sequence ATGCATCAATTTGAGAAACTTAAGATTTGGCAGAAAGCGATGGATCTTGTTCTTGATGTGTATAAAGCTACAGAGCAATTTCCTAAAGAAGAAAAATATGGTTTGATCTCACAAATGCGAAGAAGTGCCGTCTCAATTCCGTCAAATATTGCTGAAGGTTCTGGACGCAACAGTAACCAACAGTTTAATTATTTTCTAGCTATCGCATCAGGCAGCACGTCAGAATTAATCACTCAAACGTTTCTGTCCGAAAAATTGAAATTAATCAATGAAGAAACCGCAGGAAATATCGTTGATCAATGCGTTGAGATTAGTAAAATGAATATAGCACTACAAAAATCACTAAGTAAAAAAGTCTAA
- a CDS encoding acyl-CoA dehydrogenase family protein: MSTETAEKKMIRGGQFIVTETAAEDVFTPEDFTEEQQMMKESVREFVDKEIVPHKERFEKKDYALTEEVMRKAGEMGFLGIAVPEEYDGLGMGFVSTMLVCDYISGATGSIATAFGAHTGIGTMPITLYGTEEQKKKYVPKLATGEWFGAYCLTEPGAGSDANSGKTKAELTEDGKHYKINGQKMWISNAGFCNVFVVFARMGDDKNITGFIVENDPSNGISMGEEEHKLGIHSSSTRQVFFNDTLVPVENMLAGQGEGFKIAMNALNVGRIKLAAACLDAQRRVISLATQYANDREQFNTPIAKFGAIRKKIADMASNAYVGESASYRAAKDIENRIHARQEAGETFAQSELKGVEEFAIECSILKVAVSEDMQECSDEGIQIYGGMGFSADAPMEAAWRDARISRIYEGTNEINRMLAVGMLVKKAMKGHVNLLEPAMAVGQELTSIPSFDTPDYSQLFAEEKEMLAKLKNVFLMVAGSAVQKLGTELEKHQQLLLAASDILIEIYMAESAILRTEKNANRYGEDSQKEQIAMSKLYLYKASKIIQAKAEEGIASFAEGDEQRMMLMGLKRFTKYANLPNVIELRNTIADKVTEENKYPF; encoded by the coding sequence ATGAGTACAGAAACAGCAGAAAAGAAAATGATCCGCGGTGGTCAGTTTATAGTAACAGAAACAGCCGCAGAAGATGTGTTCACTCCTGAAGATTTCACGGAAGAACAACAGATGATGAAGGAATCTGTCCGCGAGTTTGTGGACAAGGAAATTGTACCTCACAAAGAACGTTTTGAAAAGAAAGACTACGCACTGACTGAAGAAGTCATGCGCAAAGCTGGAGAAATGGGCTTTTTAGGTATCGCGGTACCAGAAGAATACGACGGTCTAGGAATGGGATTTGTCTCTACGATGTTAGTCTGTGACTACATCTCTGGAGCCACTGGTTCTATCGCTACTGCTTTTGGTGCGCATACAGGAATTGGAACGATGCCGATTACTTTGTACGGAACCGAAGAGCAAAAGAAAAAATACGTTCCTAAACTTGCAACTGGTGAGTGGTTTGGAGCTTATTGTTTGACCGAGCCTGGCGCAGGATCTGATGCCAACTCTGGTAAAACCAAAGCAGAACTTACCGAAGACGGTAAACACTACAAGATCAACGGTCAAAAAATGTGGATCTCTAATGCTGGTTTTTGTAATGTATTTGTGGTTTTCGCACGTATGGGCGATGATAAAAACATCACTGGATTTATCGTAGAAAACGACCCTAGCAATGGAATTTCTATGGGTGAGGAAGAGCACAAACTCGGTATTCACTCCTCTTCTACTCGTCAAGTATTTTTCAACGATACGTTAGTACCTGTGGAAAATATGTTGGCCGGTCAAGGTGAAGGTTTCAAAATCGCCATGAACGCCTTGAACGTAGGTCGTATCAAGTTAGCAGCAGCATGTCTGGATGCACAACGTCGTGTGATCTCGCTAGCTACACAGTATGCTAACGATCGTGAGCAGTTCAATACTCCTATTGCAAAGTTTGGTGCGATACGCAAGAAAATTGCAGATATGGCCTCCAACGCTTATGTGGGTGAAAGTGCTTCGTACCGTGCGGCTAAAGACATTGAAAACAGAATCCATGCAAGACAAGAAGCTGGAGAAACATTTGCTCAGTCAGAATTGAAAGGTGTTGAAGAGTTTGCTATTGAATGTTCTATTCTTAAAGTAGCCGTTTCTGAAGATATGCAGGAATGTAGCGATGAAGGAATCCAGATCTATGGTGGTATGGGCTTTAGTGCAGATGCCCCTATGGAGGCTGCCTGGAGAGATGCACGTATCTCAAGAATCTACGAAGGAACTAATGAGATCAACCGCATGCTAGCTGTTGGAATGTTAGTGAAGAAAGCTATGAAAGGTCACGTGAACCTACTAGAGCCAGCAATGGCGGTAGGTCAGGAATTGACTTCTATCCCATCATTTGATACGCCAGATTACTCTCAGCTTTTTGCTGAAGAGAAAGAAATGCTGGCCAAACTCAAGAATGTATTCTTGATGGTAGCTGGTAGCGCTGTTCAAAAATTAGGAACCGAATTGGAAAAGCACCAGCAATTATTGCTAGCAGCATCTGATATATTGATCGAGATCTATATGGCAGAAAGTGCGATCCTAAGAACAGAGAAAAACGCAAACCGCTATGGTGAAGATTCTCAAAAAGAGCAGATCGCGATGTCTAAGCTATACTTGTACAAAGCTTCCAAGATCATCCAGGCAAAAGCTGAAGAAGGAATTGCAAGCTTTGCTGAAGGTGATGAACAACGCATGATGTTGATGGGCTTAAAACGTTTCACTAAGTACGCTAACTTGCCTAACGTGATCGAGTTGAGAAACACGATCGCAGACAAAGTCACTGAAGAAAATAAGTACCCTTTCTAG
- a CDS encoding TonB-dependent receptor produces the protein MASNAQQFEIKGTLKDSLKEPVAFATIIASSDRDENNVLGYTTSADNGVFLLKLKQASPQDSIWITIRHLEHARKQLHFKAVSQNITVILEKQENQLKEVQLKAKRTIEVKGDTITYNVEGLKKEKDYTIEEVIARIPGVEISDSGQIKYKDKAISYLYLNGVDLLEGRYNIATRGIPADAVEDIDIMKKHNHARIDKGRTESDDVAFNLKIKKDRSLVFGSTKADAGVPFLTGLAEGTPIYIEDNFQDIASVKINNIGKSLASNGTNLTQGNADLSTLELPDVDILTEPNTNGTSISDSYWLDNESFSITNDALIKSSDQAIFKAGTTYNKGDNQIDRFSNATYFFDNDSTQVNRQTRNKLQEELFYLGLVQEINKDRLYLNNKIKLSTERTDGLSSNIQNGETIDYSYDRSTTRLSDLLEFKTTIGEQVLNNGFLIEFSESKETSFTTPAVFTDQIPSVINPDVTTQNIETKRFNIGGYSGFTFLIGKTKWEAKQRLRWSSENLQSDLFQQSTNNNRSQSSFPFASDFELNQLESSTSLKSSYQIGRFKLRVTPQISYLYLDKEELLQTDLNQKEDYLFFEPSASLSYKLSYKWNFSLSGSRNLSTSRFSQLYNGIALRDFTSLGRNPDAINVTRATSAMFFINYDDILSGFFFNNATRFNDNTSDFTFSSNIDKNGLIQTIAIERENNSTSFSNSSNFTKRFFRILRTDLRYSFSYFEGEQFFNGNAQEFKNTNHSINLELGLDNNTWYGITYNGGFNYGISKVTNLRNTNLFLKHKLELDFYTSSKSRLNVGLESVSSTTSTNDVTNNNTLTNISYYYKPNKKLFLRASMNNIFNEDFFTTVQNSSNFISQSQFSLRPRQFTIGLNYSL, from the coding sequence ATGGCCAGTAATGCGCAGCAATTTGAAATCAAAGGAACCCTAAAAGATTCCTTGAAGGAACCAGTAGCCTTTGCCACCATCATCGCCTCTAGCGATAGGGATGAAAACAATGTGTTGGGATATACGACTAGCGCAGATAATGGTGTTTTTTTGCTAAAATTAAAACAGGCAAGTCCGCAGGATTCTATATGGATTACAATCCGGCATCTAGAACACGCAAGAAAGCAACTGCACTTTAAAGCTGTTTCTCAAAACATCACGGTGATTCTTGAAAAACAAGAAAACCAACTTAAAGAGGTTCAACTAAAAGCAAAAAGAACTATTGAGGTTAAAGGCGATACCATAACCTATAATGTAGAAGGCCTTAAAAAAGAAAAGGATTATACGATTGAAGAAGTGATCGCACGCATTCCTGGTGTAGAAATTTCTGATAGTGGACAGATCAAGTATAAAGATAAGGCCATAAGCTATTTGTATCTTAATGGCGTTGACTTGTTGGAAGGTCGCTATAACATTGCTACACGCGGCATTCCAGCAGATGCAGTAGAGGATATTGACATTATGAAAAAACATAATCACGCACGTATAGATAAAGGGCGAACGGAAAGTGACGATGTAGCCTTCAATCTAAAAATCAAGAAAGATCGCAGTCTGGTTTTTGGCAGTACCAAGGCAGATGCTGGTGTACCGTTTCTAACGGGTCTTGCAGAAGGTACGCCCATATATATTGAAGACAACTTTCAGGATATTGCAAGCGTTAAAATCAACAATATAGGTAAATCCCTTGCAAGTAATGGAACTAACCTAACCCAGGGAAATGCAGATCTATCGACATTAGAGCTGCCAGATGTTGATATTCTCACTGAACCTAATACGAACGGTACGTCAATATCAGATTCCTACTGGCTGGATAATGAATCATTTTCCATAACAAACGATGCTTTAATCAAAAGCAGTGACCAAGCGATCTTTAAAGCAGGTACAACCTATAATAAAGGTGATAATCAGATTGATCGCTTTTCAAATGCTACCTATTTCTTCGATAACGACAGCACGCAAGTCAACCGCCAGACCAGAAATAAGTTGCAGGAAGAACTATTTTATTTAGGGTTGGTACAAGAAATCAATAAAGATCGATTGTACCTCAATAATAAGATAAAACTAAGCACAGAACGCACAGATGGATTATCCAGTAATATCCAGAATGGAGAAACAATTGATTATTCCTACGATCGTAGTACCACCAGACTTTCTGACTTGCTGGAGTTTAAAACAACCATAGGTGAGCAGGTCTTGAACAATGGCTTCCTTATTGAATTTTCAGAATCTAAAGAAACAAGTTTTACCACACCTGCAGTTTTTACAGATCAGATTCCCAGTGTCATCAATCCAGACGTAACCACTCAAAATATTGAGACAAAACGTTTTAATATAGGTGGATATTCTGGATTTACATTTCTTATAGGCAAAACAAAATGGGAAGCAAAGCAACGCCTTCGTTGGAGCTCAGAGAATTTACAGAGTGACTTATTTCAACAGTCTACAAATAACAACCGTTCTCAATCCAGTTTTCCCTTTGCAAGTGATTTTGAACTGAATCAACTAGAGTCGTCAACTTCATTGAAGAGCAGCTATCAAATAGGTAGGTTTAAATTAAGAGTGACACCACAGATTTCTTATCTGTATCTTGACAAAGAAGAACTCCTGCAAACAGATCTCAACCAAAAAGAAGATTATCTGTTTTTTGAACCCAGCGCAAGCCTGTCCTATAAATTGAGTTATAAATGGAATTTTTCGCTTTCTGGATCACGCAATTTGAGCACTTCTAGGTTTTCTCAATTATACAATGGTATTGCGTTACGCGATTTCACCTCTCTAGGTAGGAATCCAGACGCCATTAATGTTACAAGAGCTACCAGCGCCATGTTCTTTATCAACTATGACGATATCTTATCTGGCTTTTTCTTTAATAACGCCACTAGATTCAACGATAATACTTCAGACTTTACCTTTAGTAGCAATATTGATAAAAATGGTCTTATACAAACTATTGCCATTGAACGTGAGAATAATTCCACATCGTTTTCCAATTCAAGTAATTTTACTAAAAGATTCTTTAGAATCCTGCGTACGGACTTGCGATATTCCTTTAGTTATTTTGAAGGAGAACAGTTCTTTAACGGCAATGCCCAGGAATTTAAGAATACGAACCATTCGATTAATCTGGAGTTAGGGTTAGATAACAATACTTGGTACGGCATCACTTACAATGGTGGTTTTAATTATGGAATTTCAAAAGTGACAAACCTTAGAAATACAAATTTGTTTTTAAAGCATAAACTGGAGCTCGATTTCTACACTAGTTCAAAATCTCGACTCAATGTAGGACTTGAATCGGTAAGCTCCACAACATCTACAAATGATGTCACGAACAACAATACTTTGACCAATATTTCCTACTACTACAAGCCGAACAAAAAACTATTTCTAAGAGCCTCAATGAACAATATTTTTAACGAGGATTTTTTTACTACAGTTCAAAATAGCTCCAACTTCATCAGTCAATCTCAGTTTTCTCTGCGACCACGACAGTTTACTATAGGGCTTAATTACTCTTTGTAG
- a CDS encoding GLPGLI family protein yields the protein MKYLLVFSFLCTTFIFGQNSDQTSISVAYLLTFNDRHSQSNSLKEYFNLLVKDDKSIFQTYNERESDTLREKNIAIPTNTNEYFSFNKFSILFDDKNLVFNEKVGSEEYQYSESINLKWQLGNKNKEIKGFQCKNAIVNYGGRKWEAWYTLEIPVNAGPYKFKGLPGLIMKITDSTNSYDFEFFKMRKRDIDRIYKFNHYKPEDQRIIMERKEFNKYKQSYDELSLSEKLNIGSTGSKTIIERVDGEADQTMRRVTDSTIGSSDVNPIEIDHHK from the coding sequence ATGAAATACTTGTTAGTATTTTCGTTTTTATGTACAACATTTATTTTTGGTCAAAATTCTGATCAAACATCCATTAGTGTAGCGTACCTGTTAACTTTTAATGATAGACATTCTCAGTCTAACAGTTTGAAAGAATATTTTAATTTGCTTGTGAAAGATGATAAATCTATATTTCAAACTTATAATGAGAGAGAATCTGATACGTTAAGAGAAAAAAATATAGCAATTCCTACAAATACTAATGAGTATTTTTCTTTTAACAAATTTTCAATTTTATTCGACGATAAGAACCTAGTTTTTAATGAAAAAGTGGGTAGTGAGGAATATCAATATTCTGAATCTATTAACTTAAAATGGCAATTAGGTAATAAGAATAAAGAAATAAAGGGCTTTCAGTGTAAAAATGCGATAGTAAATTATGGTGGTCGCAAATGGGAAGCTTGGTACACTCTTGAAATCCCTGTGAATGCTGGTCCTTATAAATTTAAAGGCCTACCAGGCTTAATTATGAAAATTACAGATTCAACCAACTCATACGATTTTGAGTTTTTTAAAATGCGCAAGCGTGACATAGATAGGATTTATAAATTCAATCATTACAAACCAGAGGATCAGAGAATTATAATGGAACGTAAAGAGTTTAATAAATATAAACAAAGTTATGATGAACTTAGCTTGAGTGAAAAATTAAACATAGGCAGTACGGGCTCCAAAACTATAATTGAAAGGGTAGATGGAGAAGCAGATCAGACAATGCGAAGAGTAACCGATAGCACAATTGGATCTTCTGACGTAAACCCTATTGAAATTGACCATCACAAGTAA
- a CDS encoding GLPGLI family protein, with protein METILNLSPIFKSEQDIIQMMRSMIFRILAVFIITSSAVYAQKADKQTAITAVAYLYSFKINESDVQPMQENMNLIVDGSETSFQSYNLRKMDTIKATTTYTDVNDPKRIENNRKYKSFNKYNIYTNGMEVTFNSKLGMDAYVYEETLNLDWQLGSDTKEIMGYTCKNARVSYGGRQWEVWYAPDLPFNAGPYKFKGLPGLILKATDDTGNFDFEAAAMGSKKKVPLQYAFHSKSKNELVKTTREEFNKIQASYEGLSFNEKMNFGRTDGSRIVVTQMWDKDGNEEDLRELDQAPEKRRLFIEVDHE; from the coding sequence ATGGAGACTATACTAAACTTAAGCCCTATTTTTAAATCAGAACAAGATATTATTCAAATGATGCGATCGATGATATTTAGAATCTTAGCAGTATTCATAATTACTTCTAGTGCAGTTTATGCTCAAAAAGCAGACAAGCAGACCGCCATTACAGCCGTCGCATATCTTTATTCTTTTAAAATAAATGAATCTGATGTTCAACCCATGCAGGAAAATATGAACTTGATCGTGGATGGTAGTGAAACAAGTTTTCAATCCTACAATTTGCGTAAGATGGATACGATCAAAGCCACAACTACCTATACGGATGTAAATGATCCAAAGAGGATAGAAAACAACCGCAAGTATAAATCGTTCAACAAGTACAATATTTATACAAATGGTATGGAAGTGACCTTCAATTCTAAATTGGGAATGGATGCATACGTTTATGAAGAAACACTGAATCTGGATTGGCAGTTGGGAAGTGATACCAAGGAAATTATGGGTTACACCTGTAAGAATGCCCGTGTGTCTTATGGCGGTAGGCAATGGGAAGTCTGGTATGCCCCAGATTTGCCTTTCAATGCAGGACCTTATAAATTTAAAGGTTTACCAGGATTGATTTTAAAAGCTACAGACGATACCGGCAATTTTGATTTTGAAGCCGCCGCCATGGGGAGTAAAAAGAAAGTCCCATTACAGTACGCTTTTCATTCTAAGTCAAAAAATGAATTAGTTAAGACAACGCGAGAAGAGTTTAACAAGATTCAGGCTTCTTATGAAGGTCTTAGTTTTAATGAAAAAATGAATTTTGGCAGAACAGATGGTTCTAGAATCGTCGTTACCCAAATGTGGGACAAAGATGGTAATGAAGAGGATTTGAGAGAATTAGATCAAGCACCTGAAAAAAGGCGACTCTTTATTGAGGTCGATCATGAATAA
- a CDS encoding mechanosensitive ion channel family protein encodes MEDFKLENVIALVLEYGIPVFKAIALYIIGAWLISRAIKVTSKIMAKREYEITLQKFLLNIIRWVLWILLIVAIVGTLGIETSGFAAALAAMGLAIGLALQGSLSNFAGGVLLLLFKPFKVGDTVEAQGITGTIQEIDILQTKVLMFNRKTAIIPNGPLLNGNIINFDASGILRVETEIGVSYDADIPKTIEALRKLATDHPLTLEDPAPIVEVVTNADSSINILVRPYTLTADHWPVYFYLQKNFKQTLDAIGVEIPYPHHVEIRKTAD; translated from the coding sequence ATGGAAGATTTTAAATTAGAGAATGTTATTGCTCTAGTGCTGGAATATGGTATTCCTGTGTTCAAAGCTATTGCTTTATATATTATAGGTGCATGGCTCATTAGTAGAGCTATCAAAGTAACGAGTAAAATCATGGCAAAGCGTGAGTATGAAATCACGCTTCAAAAGTTTCTCTTGAACATCATTCGTTGGGTTCTTTGGATTTTATTGATTGTTGCCATTGTAGGAACTCTAGGTATAGAAACCAGTGGTTTTGCCGCCGCTCTTGCCGCGATGGGTCTTGCAATAGGTCTTGCCCTGCAGGGATCGCTTTCCAATTTTGCCGGTGGCGTGTTGCTATTGCTTTTCAAGCCTTTCAAAGTAGGTGACACGGTTGAGGCACAAGGCATCACGGGTACGATTCAAGAAATTGACATTTTACAAACTAAGGTGTTGATGTTTAACCGTAAAACGGCCATCATCCCTAATGGTCCATTACTCAACGGTAACATTATCAACTTTGATGCTTCGGGAATCTTGAGAGTGGAAACTGAAATAGGTGTAAGCTATGATGCTGACATACCCAAAACTATTGAAGCGCTTAGAAAACTAGCGACAGACCATCCATTGACGTTGGAAGATCCAGCACCTATTGTAGAAGTAGTTACGAATGCTGATAGCAGCATTAATATTTTGGTAAGACCATACACCTTAACCGCAGACCACTGGCCGGTGTATTTCTATCTACAGAAAAACTTTAAACAAACGCTAGATGCGATAGGTGTCGAGATACCTTATCCTCATCACGTGGAGATTCGCAAAACAGCCGATTAA
- a CDS encoding polysaccharide lyase family 7 protein yields the protein MKLHLFSLLGVFILTACSPKINGVDQNAQDAESAYMLPPIPASILSNEPCTSCNTVPGTLSQFANALKDSKLQRYTNAGTEKIEYKKAEEFCNPLFFTTCDNLMVLTATDQAKDRIEFRQEKDLSLNDQSIMRLQASFQNLPIGSTTKGVTMAQIHSDASGVERPLLRVEYTGAKDVRVVVTDTYVKGAGKSINDFMMNFQDGHELYCKLEIMESGNQVHVYLKNITTGKSNSKTYTVSNKWLEKDGDFYFKTGAYLQESGSIPIVRYQSLSYYY from the coding sequence ATGAAACTTCATCTATTTTCGCTATTAGGAGTATTTATTCTTACCGCATGTTCGCCAAAAATAAATGGTGTAGACCAAAACGCACAAGATGCAGAGTCTGCCTATATGTTACCACCTATACCTGCCAGTATTCTTTCTAATGAACCCTGCACTTCATGTAACACCGTACCAGGAACCTTGTCCCAATTTGCAAATGCCTTAAAGGATTCCAAGCTACAACGCTATACCAATGCAGGCACCGAGAAAATTGAATACAAAAAGGCAGAGGAATTTTGTAACCCGTTATTTTTTACCACGTGCGATAATTTGATGGTGCTCACCGCCACAGATCAAGCCAAAGACCGTATTGAATTTAGACAAGAAAAGGATTTAAGTCTAAACGATCAAAGCATTATGAGGCTGCAGGCCAGCTTCCAGAATCTACCTATTGGCAGTACTACAAAAGGAGTCACCATGGCGCAAATACACAGTGATGCTAGTGGCGTGGAACGGCCCTTGCTACGTGTGGAATATACAGGAGCAAAGGATGTACGCGTGGTGGTTACCGATACCTATGTCAAAGGTGCAGGAAAATCCATCAATGATTTTATGATGAACTTTCAGGATGGTCATGAATTATATTGTAAACTGGAAATCATGGAGTCCGGCAATCAGGTTCACGTGTATTTGAAAAACATCACCACCGGAAAATCCAATTCCAAAACCTATACCGTGAGCAACAAATGGTTGGAAAAGGACGGTGATTTTTATTTTAAAACAGGAGCCTATTTACAAGAAAGTGGTTCTATCCCGATAGTTAGGTATCAAAGTCTTAGTTACTACTACTAA